One window from the genome of Poecilia reticulata strain Guanapo linkage group LG9, Guppy_female_1.0+MT, whole genome shotgun sequence encodes:
- the npc1l1 gene encoding Niemann-Pick C1-like protein 1: protein MFRAAALVTFLACLASSEVQHRAGYCAFYEECGRNPTVGESLIPPIVPCLNYSRARQVTGDHYRRLKQVCPMLDFGESNTYACCSLQQIASLETSLTLSKAVLIRCPSCADNFAHLYCATTCSPNQTLTVNVTKVMNVTHLGRPRDAVVAYQAYISSTFAEVAFQSCKNVRIPATGGFAIATMCGRYGSKLCTAQRWYDFQGDTSNGLAPLDIDFRLLKQNDTTGVPEGMIPYNGRALGCNENTTTGGMACSCQDCLDSCPRVPPPPPLPEPFRIQGMNGFLVISIILLCLLICAFVVYLVVSYYVKSKNGKDQNKMGRKGKIKDENSNEVGQPIINPSDVTCADKISMAAQAFMSRQFQRWGTLMASYPFTVLLVAAIIVVVFSVGLKSIKLTTDPVELWSAPNSRARQEKDFHDKHFTPFFRTNQLILTAPGRKGHLYDSLLFGKQNFSGLISKNLILELLDLQRRIQDIEFWSEDLNRTATLKDVCYAPLNPSNPSLTDCAVNSLPQYFQNSLDNINAKVNMTELGVTQEVDWRDHLIYCLNSPLSFKDITDLGLSCMADYGAPVFPFLAVGGYKDDEYTNSEAFILTFSLNNYLRDNPKFKVALQWETEFLKIVQDYQRNPKSNFTFAYMAERSLEDEINRTTAEDIPIFMISYAVIFVYIAVALGEYSSCKRLLVDSKFLVGLGGILVVGCSVLASMGFYSWIGIPSSLVILQVVPFLVLAVGADNIFIFVLEYQRDARRLGETREEQIGRVLGQVAPSMLLCSVSESVCFFLGALSTMPAVKSFALYAALAVLMDFVLQMTAFVALLSLDARRQDNNRCELLCCVTVSTRRPNKPNEGFLLPFMRKYYAPVLLHRFTRIIVMLVFIFMLCASIFLMLNVKVGLDQELAMPKGSYMLDYFQYLYKYFEVGVPVYFVTKKGYNFNTVEGMDGVCSSVGCDQFSMTQKIRYATDYPERSYIAIPANSWVDDFIDWLNPGSKCCRLYTSGPNAGNFCPANITGFSCLKKCLVSPSDGVVRPTMEEFNRFLPDFLGNRPDLQCSKGGLGAYDTAVVRDQYGEIIATRFMAYHTTLTNSQEFTAALLKARELAEKITSDMRKIPGTSPDFEVFPYTITYVFYEQYLTIVKEGLFNICLCLLPTFVVCCLLLGLDLRSGLLNLITIIMIVVDTVGVMTLWSIDYNAVALINLVTAVGISVEFVSHMTRSFALSTKMTHVERAKEATATMGSAVFAGVAMTNLPGILVLAFAKAQLIQIFFFRLNLVITLLGMAHGLVFLPVLLSYFGPGVNKAVLLQQQQEDKKEEEKNNKLRVIYENISYLEDEATQETDSSSKKASVDSQ, encoded by the exons GTATGCCCCATGTTGGACTTTGGAGAAAGCAACACATATGCCTGCTGCTCCTTACAACAGATCGCGTCTTTAGAAACAAGTTTGACCTTGTCCAAAGCCGTGCTGATCCGCTGCCCCTCCTGTGCTGATAACTTTGCCCACCTGTACTGTGCTACCACCTGCAGCCCCAACCAGACGCTTACAGTTAATGTCACAAAGGTCATGAACGTCACGCACCTGGGTAGGCCGAGGGATGCCGTGGTGGCCTACCAAGCGTACATCAGCAGTACTTTTGCTGAAGTTGCCTTCCAGTCTTGCAAGAACGTTAGGATTCCAGCCACAGGAGGCTTTGCCATCGCCACCATGTGCGGCCGGTATGGATCCAAACTGTGCACAGCCCAGCGTTGGTACGATTTCCAGGGGGACACCAGCAACGGCCTCGCCCCTCTAGACATCGACTTTCGGCTGTTAAAGCAGAATGACACCACAGGAGTACCAGAGGGGATGATTCCTTACAATGGCCGTGCTTTAGGGTGCAATGAGAACACAACAACAGGCGGGATGGCCTGCTCCTGCCAGGACTGCCTCGATTCGTGCCCGCGTGTGCCACCCCCACCTCCGCTCCCTGAACCCTTCAGAATCCAGGGAATGAATGGATTTCTTGTGATTTCCATTATCTTGCTCTGTCTCCTGATATGTGCCTTTGTGGTGTACCTCGTCGTGTCTTACTACGTGAaatctaaaaatggaaaagatcagaataaaatgggaagaaaagggaaaatcaAAGACGAGAACAGCAATGAAGTGGGTCAGCCCATCATCAACCCATCAGACGTGACGTGTGCAGATAAAATCAGCATGGCAGCTCAAGCTTTCATGAGCCGACAGTTTCAGCGTTGGGGAACCCTGATGGCTTCTTATCCCTTCACA GTTCTCTTGGTGGCGGCCATCATCGTGGTTGTTTTCTCCGTCGGTCTAAAGTCCATCAAGCTCACCACTGATCCAGTCGAGCTGTGGTCCGCTCCCAACAGCAGGGCCCGGCAGGAGAAGGACTTCCATGACAAACACTTCACTCCTTTCTTCAGGACTAACCAGCTGATCCTGACAGCACCAGGAAGAAAAGGCCACCTTTATGACTCACTGCTGTTCGGGAAGCAGAACTTCAGCGGGCTTATTTCCAAAAATCTCATACTCGAGCTGCTTGATCTACAAAGGAGAATACAG GATATTGAGTTCTGGTCAGAGGATTTGAACCGCACAGCAACCCTGAAGGATGTGTGTTACGCGCCTCTAAACCCATCCAACCCCTCGCTGACCGACTGCGCGGTAAACAGCTTGCCACAGTACTTCCAGAACAGCCTGGATAACATTAACGCTAAAGTAAATATGACTGAACTGGGAGTGACCCAAGAGGTCGACTGGAGAGACCATCTAATCTACTGCCTCAA CTCTCCGCTGTCCTTCAAAGACATCACCGATTTAGGACTGAGCTGCATGGCAGACTATGGAGCACCAGTATTCCCATTTCTAGCAGTGGGAGGTTACAAAG aTGACGAGTATACCAATTCTGAAGCCTTCATCTTGACTTTCTCCCTCAACAATTACCTTCGCGACAACCCCAAGTTCAAAGTAGCCCTGCAGTGGGAGACAGAGTTTCTCAAAATTGTCCAGGACTACCAAAGAAACCCAAAGTCCAACTTCACCTTCGCATACATGGCTGAG AGGTCCCTGGAGGATGAAATTAATAGGACAACAGCAGAAGATATTCCCATTTTTATGATCAGCTACGCTGTGATCTTTGTCTATATCGCAGTGGCACTGGGGGAGTACTCTTCATGCAAACGCTTACTG GTGGACTCCAAGTTTTTGGTGGGCTTGGGGGGGATCCTGGTGGTGGGCTGTTCGGTTCTGGCCTCCATGGGTTTCTACTCGTGGATCGGGATCCCGTCCTCCCTGGTCATCCTTCAGGTCGTTCCCTTCCTGGTGCTCGCTGTTGGAGCTGACAACATCTTTATCTTTGTTCTGGAGTATCAG AGGGACGCAAGGAGACTTGGAGAGACGCGGGAGGAGCAAATAGGCCGAGTGCTCGGACAGGTTGCTCCCAGCATGCTCCTGTGCAGTGTCTCGGAGTCTGTCTGCTTCTTTTTag GGGCCTTGTCCACCATGCCAGCGGTGAAGTCCTTTGCTCTGTATGCTGCTCTGGCCGTGCTCATGGACTTTGTCCTCCAGATGACGGCCTTCGTGGCGCTGTTGTCTCTGGATGCTCGGCGCCAGGACAACAACCGCTGTGAGCTGCTCTGCTGTGTGACCGTGTCGACCCGCCGTCCCAACAAACCAAATGAGGGTTTTCTGCTGCCTTTCATGAGGAAATACTACGCTCCCGTCCTGCTGCATCGCTTCACCAGGATCATAGTG ATGCTGGTTTTCATCTTCATGCTGTGCGCGTCGATATTCCTCATGCTGAACGTGAAAGTGGGTCTGGACCAGGAGCTGGCGATGCCAAAG GGATCCTACATGCTGGACTATTTCCAATACCTCTATAAATACTTTGAAGTTGGAGTGCCggtttattttgtaacaaagaAGGGATACAACTTCAACACGGTCGAGGGAATGGACGGCGTCTGCTCCAGCGTGGGCTGCGATCAGTTCTCCATGACTCAGAAGATCCGATACGCCACAGACTACCCCGAGCG ATCCTACATAGCTATTCCCGCCAACTCGTGGGTGGATGACTTCATAGACTGGTTGAACCCTGGGTCCAAATGCTGTCGCCTCTACACCTCCGGTCCAAACGCCGGAAACTTCTGTCCTGCAAACATAA CtggtttttcctgtctgaagaaatgcttaGTGAGTCCTTCGGACGGTGTCGTCAGACCCACCATGGAAGAGTTCAATCGCTTCCTCCCTGATTTTCTGGGCAACAGACCTGACCTGCAGTGCTCCAAAGG TGGTCTGGGAGCCTACGACACGGCAGTGGTGAGAGACCAATACGGAGAAATAAtcg CCACCCGGTTCATGGCGTATCACACTACACTGACCAACTCTCAGGAGTTCACAGCTGCTTTGTTAAAAGCCAGAGAGCTGGCCGAAAAGATCACCTCGGACATGAGGAAAATACCAGGCACCTCGCCGGACTTTGAAGTATTTCCTTACAC GATAACCTACGTGTTTTATGAGCAGTATCTGACCATTGTGAAGGAAGGGCTCTTCAACATCTGTCTCTGTCTGCTGCCAACCTTCGTGGTGTGCTGCCTGCTGCTGGGTTTGGATCTGCGCTCCGGCCTGCTAAAtctcatcaccatcatcatgaTCGTCGTGGACACCGTCGGGGTGATGACGTTGTGGAGCATAGATTACAACGCGGTGGCCCTGATCAACCTGGTTACG GCAGTGGGCATCTCCGTGGAGTTTGTGTCCCACATGACGAGATCCTTTGCGCTCAGCACTAAGATGACGCACGTTGAGAGAGCCAAAGAGGCCACAGCCACCATGGGTAGTGCG GTGTTCGCCGGTGTTGCAATGACAAACCTGCCAGGCATCCTCGTTTTGGCGTTTGCCAAAGCGCAGCTGATCCAGATTTTCTTCTTCCGCTTGAACCTGGTCATCACTCTGCTGGGGATGGCCCACGGACTCGTGTTCCTGCCCGTGCTGCTCAGCTACTTCG GTCCCGGCGTAAACAAAGCAGTGCTgctgcaacagcagcaggaggacaaaaaagaggaggagaagaataATAAATTGAGAGTAATATATGAGAACATCTCCTATTTGGAGGACGAAGCGACACAGGAGACTGACTCGTCCTCCAAAAAAGCATCAGTCGACTCCCAGTAA